One part of the Arabidopsis thaliana chromosome 4, partial sequence genome encodes these proteins:
- a CDS encoding Pentatricopeptide repeat (PPR) superfamily protein (Pentatricopeptide repeat (PPR) superfamily protein; CONTAINS InterPro DOMAIN/s: Pentatricopeptide repeat (InterPro:IPR002885); BEST Arabidopsis thaliana protein match is: Tetratricopeptide repeat (TPR)-like superfamily protein (TAIR:AT2G27610.1); Has 44749 Blast hits to 13591 proteins in 248 species: Archae - 1; Bacteria - 28; Metazoa - 59; Fungi - 99; Plants - 43967; Viruses - 0; Other Eukaryotes - 595 (source: NCBI BLink).), with the protein MTLLNYLHCNRSKSFLFQRFYSPYRIAHKLFDGSSQRNATTSINHSISESLRRNSPARALSIFKENLQLGYFGRHMDEVTLCLALKACRGDLKRGCQIHGFSTTSGFTSFVCVSNAVMGMYRKAGRFDNALCIFENLVDPDVVSWNTILSGFDDNQIALNFVVRMKSAGVVFDAFTYSTALSFCVGSEGFLLGLQLQSTVVKTGLESDLVVGNSFITMYSRSGSFRGARRVFDEMSFKDMISWNSLLSGLSQEGTFGFEAVVIFRDMMREGVELDHVSFTSVITTCCHETDLKLARQIHGLCIKRGYESLLEVGNILMSRYSKCGVLEAVKSVFHQMSERNVVSWTTMISSNKDDAVSIFLNMRFDGVYPNEVTFVGLINAVKCNEQIKEGLKIHGLCIKTGFVSEPSVGNSFITLYAKFEALEDAKKAFEDITFREIISWNAMISGFAQNGFSHEALKMFLSAAAETMPNEYTFGSVLNAIAFAEDISVKQGQRCHAHLLKLGLNSCPVVSSALLDMYAKRGNIDESEKVFNEMSQKNQFVWTSIISAYSSHGDFETVMNLFHKMIKENVAPDLVTFLSVLTACNRKGMVDKGYEIFNMMIEVYNLEPSHEHYSCMVDMLGRAGRLKEAEELMSEVPGGPGESMLQSMLGSCRLHGNVKMGAKVAELAMEMKPELSGSYVQMYNIYAEKEEWDKAAEIRKAMRKKNVSKEAGFSWIDVGDTEGSLTMQGFSSGDKSHPKSDEIYRMVEIIGLEMNLEGKVAV; encoded by the coding sequence ATGACCCTTCTGAACTATCTACACTGTAATCGCtcaaaatcatttctttttcagAGATTTTACTCTCCTTATAGAATTGCTCACAAGCTGTTCGATGGAAGTTCCCAAAGAAATGCGACAACTTCCATTAACCATTCAATCAGTGAATCCTTACGGAGAAATTCTCCGGCACGAGCTCTTTCGATCTTCAAGGAAAATCTCCAGCTGGGTTATTTTGGTCGTCATATGGACGAAGTTACTCTTTGTCTTGCGCTTAAAGCATGTCGTGGAGACTTGAAACGCGGCTGCCAAATCCACGGGTTTTCCACAACTTCTGGGTTCACTtcctttgtttgtgtttcaaaCGCAGTAATGGGTATGTACCGTAAAGCCGGTCGCTTTGACAATGCTTTGTGCATATTTGAGAATCTGGTTGATCCTGATGTTGTTTCTTGGAACACTATACTCTCTGGGTTTGATGACAATCAAATTGCtctgaattttgttgttaGGATGAAATCTGCTGGAGTAGTTTTTGACGCATTCACTTATTCCACTGCTCTTAGCTTCTGTGTGGGCTCTGAAGGATTTCTTTTAGGATTGCAGTTGCAGTCAACTGTGGTGAAAACCGGACTGGAGTCTGATCTTGTCGTTGGAAACTCGTTTATTACAATGTATTCGCGGTCTGGAAGTTTCAGAGGAGCTCGGAgagtttttgatgaaatgtcGTTTAAGGATATGATTTCATGGAACTCTTTATTGTCAGGACTTTCTCAAGAAGGCACTTTCGGGTTTGAAGCAGTGGTTATCTTTAGGGACATGATGCGAGAAGGTGTGGAGCTTGATCACGTGTCTTTTACTAGCGTGATTACTACCTGTTGTCACGAAACTGACTTGAAGCTGGCCAGGCAAATTCATGGTTTGTGCATAAAAAGAGGTTATGAATCACTTTTAGAAGTTGGTAATATTTTGATGTCAAGGTACTCCAAGTGTGGGGTTTTGGAAGCTGTGAAATCAGTGTTTCACCAAATGAGTGAGCGGAATGTTGTCTCTTGGACAACAATGATTTCCTCGAATAAAGACGATGCTGTGTCCATCTTCCTTAATATGCGGTTTGATGGAGTTTACCCTAACGAGGTCACTTTTGTTGGATTAATCAATGCCGTGAAGTGCAATGAGCAAATCAAAGAAGGGCTTAAAATTCATGGGCTATGCATCAAGACAGGCTTTGTTTCAGAACCATCTGTAGGCAACAGTTTCATCACATTGTATGCCAAGTTTGAGGCTCTGGAAGATGCCAAGAAGGCTTTTGAGGATATAACTTTCCGGGAGATTATATCCTGGAATGCTATGATATCTGGATTTGCACAAAATGGATTCTCTCATGAAGCTCTCAAGATGTTCTTATCCGCAGCAGCAGAAACAATGCCGAATGAATACACTTTCGGAAGTGTCTTGAATGCAATAGCTTTTGCAGAGGATATATCTGTAAAGCAAGGTCAGCGTTGCCATGCTCATTTACTGAAATTGGGTTTGAATAGTTGTCCTGTTGTTTCAAGCGCGCTTCTTGATATGTACGCCAAGCGTGGGAACATTGATGAATCTGAGAAAGTCTTTAACGAGATGTCTCAAAAGAACCAATTTGTTTGGACATCGATAATATCAGCCTATTCAAGCCACGGTGATTTTGAAACCGTGATGAACTTGTTCCACAAGATGATTAAAGAAAACGTAGCACCAGACCTAGTCACTTTTCTCTCTGTGTTAACAGCTTGTAATAGAAAAGGAATGGTAGACAAGGGCTATGAGATTTTCAACATGATGATCGAAGTCTACAATCTTGAGCCGTCTCATGAGCATTACTCATGTATGGTTGATATGCTTGGCCGAGCTGGGAGATtgaaagaagcagaagagcTTATGAGTGAGGTTCCTGGAGGACCAGGAGAGTCGATGCTTCAGAGCATGCTCGGGTCTTGTAGGCTGCACGGGAATGTGAAAATGGGAGCAAAAGTGGCTGAGCTTGCAATGGAAATGAAACCGGAACTGTCAGGTTCTTACGTTCAGATGTATAACATCTatgcagagaaagaagagtggGATAAAGCTGCAGAGATCAGGAAAGcaatgaggaagaaaaacgTAAGTAAAGAAGCTGGATTCAGTTGGATCGATGTTGGTGACACTGAAGGGTCTTTAACGATGCAAGGTTTCTCTTCAGGGGATAAGTCTCATCCAAAATCTGATGAGATTTATAGAATGGTGGAAATTATTGGATTGGAGATGAATTTGGAGGGGAAAGTTGCAGTTTAG
- a CDS encoding Pentatricopeptide repeat (PPR) superfamily protein, which translates to MSWRLETRLPNPRVFHNFWVHFLCLCFKRSNGMKSAGVVFDAFTYSTALSFCVGSEGFLLGLQLQSTVVKTGLESDLVVGNSFITMYSRSGSFRGARRVFDEMSFKDMISWNSLLSGLSQEGTFGFEAVVIFRDMMREGVELDHVSFTSVITTCCHETDLKLARQIHGLCIKRGYESLLEVGNILMSRYSKCGVLEAVKSVFHQMSERNVVSWTTMISSNKDDAVSIFLNMRFDGVYPNEVTFVGLINAVKCNEQIKEGLKIHGLCIKTGFVSEPSVGNSFITLYAKFEALEDAKKAFEDITFREIISWNAMISGFAQNGFSHEALKMFLSAAAETMPNEYTFGSVLNAIAFAEDISVKQGQRCHAHLLKLGLNSCPVVSSALLDMYAKRGNIDESEKVFNEMSQKNQFVWTSIISAYSSHGDFETVMNLFHKMIKENVAPDLVTFLSVLTACNRKGMVDKGYEIFNMMIEVYNLEPSHEHYSCMVDMLGRAGRLKEAEELMSEVPGGPGESMLQSMLGSCRLHGNVKMGAKVAELAMEMKPELSGSYVQMYNIYAEKEEWDKAAEIRKAMRKKNVSKEAGFSWIDVGDTEGSLTMQGFSSGDKSHPKSDEIYRMVEIIGLEMNLEGKVAV; encoded by the exons ATGTCGTGGAGACTTGAAACGCGGCTGCCAAATCCACGGGTTTTCCACAACTTCTGGGTTCACTtcctttgtttgtgtttcaaaCGCAGTAATGG GATGAAATCTGCTGGAGTAGTTTTTGACGCATTCACTTATTCCACTGCTCTTAGCTTCTGTGTGGGCTCTGAAGGATTTCTTTTAGGATTGCAGTTGCAGTCAACTGTGGTGAAAACCGGACTGGAGTCTGATCTTGTCGTTGGAAACTCGTTTATTACAATGTATTCGCGGTCTGGAAGTTTCAGAGGAGCTCGGAgagtttttgatgaaatgtcGTTTAAGGATATGATTTCATGGAACTCTTTATTGTCAGGACTTTCTCAAGAAGGCACTTTCGGGTTTGAAGCAGTGGTTATCTTTAGGGACATGATGCGAGAAGGTGTGGAGCTTGATCACGTGTCTTTTACTAGCGTGATTACTACCTGTTGTCACGAAACTGACTTGAAGCTGGCCAGGCAAATTCATGGTTTGTGCATAAAAAGAGGTTATGAATCACTTTTAGAAGTTGGTAATATTTTGATGTCAAGGTACTCCAAGTGTGGGGTTTTGGAAGCTGTGAAATCAGTGTTTCACCAAATGAGTGAGCGGAATGTTGTCTCTTGGACAACAATGATTTCCTCGAATAAAGACGATGCTGTGTCCATCTTCCTTAATATGCGGTTTGATGGAGTTTACCCTAACGAGGTCACTTTTGTTGGATTAATCAATGCCGTGAAGTGCAATGAGCAAATCAAAGAAGGGCTTAAAATTCATGGGCTATGCATCAAGACAGGCTTTGTTTCAGAACCATCTGTAGGCAACAGTTTCATCACATTGTATGCCAAGTTTGAGGCTCTGGAAGATGCCAAGAAGGCTTTTGAGGATATAACTTTCCGGGAGATTATATCCTGGAATGCTATGATATCTGGATTTGCACAAAATGGATTCTCTCATGAAGCTCTCAAGATGTTCTTATCCGCAGCAGCAGAAACAATGCCGAATGAATACACTTTCGGAAGTGTCTTGAATGCAATAGCTTTTGCAGAGGATATATCTGTAAAGCAAGGTCAGCGTTGCCATGCTCATTTACTGAAATTGGGTTTGAATAGTTGTCCTGTTGTTTCAAGCGCGCTTCTTGATATGTACGCCAAGCGTGGGAACATTGATGAATCTGAGAAAGTCTTTAACGAGATGTCTCAAAAGAACCAATTTGTTTGGACATCGATAATATCAGCCTATTCAAGCCACGGTGATTTTGAAACCGTGATGAACTTGTTCCACAAGATGATTAAAGAAAACGTAGCACCAGACCTAGTCACTTTTCTCTCTGTGTTAACAGCTTGTAATAGAAAAGGAATGGTAGACAAGGGCTATGAGATTTTCAACATGATGATCGAAGTCTACAATCTTGAGCCGTCTCATGAGCATTACTCATGTATGGTTGATATGCTTGGCCGAGCTGGGAGATtgaaagaagcagaagagcTTATGAGTGAGGTTCCTGGAGGACCAGGAGAGTCGATGCTTCAGAGCATGCTCGGGTCTTGTAGGCTGCACGGGAATGTGAAAATGGGAGCAAAAGTGGCTGAGCTTGCAATGGAAATGAAACCGGAACTGTCAGGTTCTTACGTTCAGATGTATAACATCTatgcagagaaagaagagtggGATAAAGCTGCAGAGATCAGGAAAGcaatgaggaagaaaaacgTAAGTAAAGAAGCTGGATTCAGTTGGATCGATGTTGGTGACACTGAAGGGTCTTTAACGATGCAAGGTTTCTCTTCAGGGGATAAGTCTCATCCAAAATCTGATGAGATTTATAGAATGGTGGAAATTATTGGATTGGAGATGAATTTGGAGGGGAAAGTTGCAGTTTAG